A genomic window from Leptolyngbya sp. BL0902 includes:
- a CDS encoding S10 family peptidase, whose translation MTASTSSRQGCITQHTLTTAQGMVPYTANAQWQLIYEHDQPVAELFHVAYTVDDADPSQRPLTFVVNGGPGAASAYLHMGAMGPKRVVFEADGGLPKPPVQIEDNAETWLAFTDLVFIDPLGTGFSRVLAKEDGASTKAASKSSDSSPASEELPSDPKGNPPSATATLDKAKTFWDTDRDLKALGEFIQGYLSAQNRWLSPIFITGESYGGFRVAKLARHLQQDFGVGLNGVVIISPVLEFDLLYGTDYSLTNWAVTIPSMAAAAVYHGRVSTTDSPAAHAAKAEAFARQTLIPFLALGNLATEDDRQRVYGELAALIGLPLDVVQRHRGRVDMETFARELLRDQGRILGLYDASVTALDPFPNRPLNEGTDPTLDGLDRLFTGAINHHLRSTLGVSTPLTYHLLNYDVFKAWKFLSEKDRKQGFVGAVDDLRVAMALNPHMQVAINHGFYDLVTPYFSSNLLVDLMALSPELQPNLTLRHFQGGHMFYTWEASRQQWQRSMQAFYQTALA comes from the coding sequence ATGACCGCTTCCACCTCCAGCCGCCAGGGCTGCATCACCCAACACACCCTCACCACCGCCCAGGGCATGGTTCCCTACACCGCCAATGCCCAATGGCAGTTGATTTACGAGCACGATCAGCCCGTGGCTGAACTATTCCACGTGGCCTACACCGTGGATGACGCCGACCCCAGCCAGCGACCGCTAACCTTTGTGGTGAATGGTGGGCCAGGGGCCGCTTCCGCCTACCTACACATGGGGGCGATGGGGCCAAAGCGGGTGGTGTTTGAAGCGGATGGGGGCCTGCCCAAACCGCCCGTGCAAATTGAGGACAACGCCGAAACCTGGCTAGCATTCACGGATTTGGTCTTTATCGATCCCCTGGGGACGGGCTTTAGTCGGGTGTTGGCCAAGGAAGACGGTGCTTCAACTAAGGCCGCATCAAAATCTAGCGATTCCAGCCCCGCATCGGAGGAATTGCCCTCTGACCCCAAGGGGAATCCCCCGTCGGCAACGGCTACCCTCGACAAAGCCAAAACCTTTTGGGATACAGACCGGGATCTCAAGGCCCTAGGGGAATTTATCCAAGGCTATCTGTCAGCCCAAAACCGCTGGCTGTCGCCGATTTTCATCACCGGAGAAAGCTATGGCGGGTTTCGGGTGGCCAAGTTGGCCCGCCACTTGCAGCAGGATTTTGGCGTCGGGCTGAATGGCGTTGTGATCATTTCCCCGGTGTTAGAGTTTGACCTGCTCTACGGCACCGACTACAGCCTCACCAACTGGGCCGTCACCATTCCCTCCATGGCCGCTGCCGCCGTCTACCACGGGCGGGTCAGTACCACCGACAGCCCAGCCGCCCACGCCGCCAAGGCCGAAGCCTTTGCCCGCCAAACCCTGATTCCCTTTTTGGCCCTCGGCAATCTGGCCACCGAGGACGACCGCCAGCGAGTCTATGGCGAACTGGCGGCGCTGATTGGCCTTCCCCTTGATGTGGTGCAGCGCCACCGGGGCCGGGTGGATATGGAAACCTTTGCACGGGAACTGCTGCGGGATCAGGGCCGCATCCTGGGGCTCTACGACGCCTCGGTAACGGCCCTCGATCCCTTCCCCAATCGCCCCCTCAACGAGGGCACCGACCCCACCCTAGATGGGCTAGATCGCCTGTTTACGGGGGCTATTAACCACCACCTGCGCAGCACCCTCGGCGTTTCCACCCCCCTCACCTACCACCTGCTGAACTACGACGTGTTCAAAGCCTGGAAATTTTTGTCGGAGAAAGACCGCAAACAGGGCTTTGTGGGTGCCGTGGACGATCTGCGGGTGGCCATGGCCCTCAACCCCCACATGCAGGTAGCCATCAACCACGGCTTCTACGATCTGGTCACGCCCTATTTTTCCTCCAACCTGCTGGTAGATCTCATGGCCCTCAGCCCCGAGCTACAGCCCAACCTGACGCTGCGCCACTTTCAGGGTGGCCATATGTTCTACACCTGGGAGGCCTCTCGACAACAGTGGCAGCGCTCCATGCAGGCGTTCTACCAAACCGCCCTGGCCTAG
- a CDS encoding Tex family protein → MPPSAPSLVSVIAAELNLHDPQVHAALTLFAEGATVPFVARYRKERTGNLDEVQLRQIAERHQYLTELEDRRQTVLTEIESQGKLTPDLKAAILACQQKTELEDLYLPYRPKRRTRATMAKEKGLEPLAQQIEASNQSGQRLQLSQVAQGFVDTEKGVVTVEDALQGAADILAEQVAERADLRRYVRDQLLKQGQITASIKKDHPEGSTKYEMYRAYHNPVRSIASHNLLALLRGEREGVLKVSLELEAEPILSTLAKGTVKTSVPELRQFYQTLIQDAYSRLMKPSLTSEVMAEKKAWADEVSIQTFEANLKNLLLSPPAGMKPTLGVDPGFRTGCKVAAVDSTGKFLEYQAIFPHQSAQQRQRAVETLAGMIRKHRIELIAIGNGTASRETDAFVGEVLKTLSQPPVKVFVNESGASIYSASEVAAAEFPDLDVTVRGAISIARRLQDPLAELVKIDPKSIGVGQYQHDVDQKRLKQKLDETIESCVNYVGVDLNMASRELLTYVSGITPAVANNIVDYRNTNGAFLSRKDLLKVKKLGPKAFEQAAGFLRIRDGKNPLDNTAVHPESYVIVDKIAADLGIPLTQISQATDRLKRLQISQYTTETAGELTLQDILKELEKPGRDPRDQFTYARFQDDINTITDLKPGMVLEGTVTNVTNFGAFVDVGVHQDGLVHISQLANRFVSDPNDIVKVGQVVKVRVMDVDTKLKRIGLSIKQG, encoded by the coding sequence ATGCCCCCTTCGGCACCGTCTTTAGTTTCGGTGATTGCTGCCGAACTCAATCTGCACGATCCCCAAGTTCACGCCGCCCTGACCCTGTTTGCGGAAGGGGCGACGGTGCCCTTTGTGGCCCGCTACCGCAAGGAGCGCACCGGAAATCTGGATGAGGTGCAACTGCGGCAAATTGCGGAGCGACACCAGTATTTAACCGAGCTAGAAGACCGTCGCCAAACGGTTCTAACGGAAATTGAATCTCAAGGCAAGCTCACCCCCGACCTGAAGGCCGCGATTCTTGCCTGTCAGCAAAAAACGGAACTAGAAGACCTCTACCTACCCTATCGGCCCAAGCGTCGCACCCGCGCCACCATGGCCAAGGAGAAGGGTTTGGAGCCCTTGGCCCAGCAGATTGAGGCCAGCAACCAATCGGGGCAACGCCTCCAGCTCAGCCAGGTTGCCCAGGGATTTGTGGATACCGAAAAGGGCGTGGTCACGGTGGAGGACGCGCTGCAAGGGGCGGCAGACATTTTGGCAGAACAGGTGGCGGAACGGGCCGACCTGCGTCGTTATGTGCGGGATCAATTATTAAAGCAGGGCCAAATTACCGCCAGCATCAAAAAAGATCATCCCGAAGGCAGCACCAAGTACGAAATGTACCGGGCCTATCACAATCCGGTGCGGTCAATAGCCTCCCACAATTTGCTGGCCCTGCTGCGGGGAGAACGGGAGGGAGTGCTGAAGGTGAGCCTTGAGCTTGAGGCTGAACCCATCCTCAGTACCCTGGCCAAAGGCACGGTAAAAACTTCAGTGCCGGAGCTGCGTCAGTTCTACCAAACCCTAATTCAAGATGCGTACAGCCGACTGATGAAACCCTCGCTGACCAGCGAAGTGATGGCAGAGAAAAAAGCCTGGGCCGATGAGGTGTCGATCCAAACCTTTGAGGCCAATTTGAAAAATCTGCTGCTATCGCCTCCGGCGGGGATGAAGCCAACCCTGGGCGTAGATCCGGGGTTTCGCACGGGCTGCAAGGTGGCAGCGGTAGACAGCACGGGCAAGTTTTTAGAGTACCAGGCAATTTTTCCGCACCAGTCGGCCCAGCAACGGCAGCGGGCGGTGGAAACCTTGGCCGGAATGATTCGCAAGCACCGCATCGAACTGATCGCCATTGGCAACGGCACCGCCAGCCGCGAAACCGATGCCTTTGTGGGAGAAGTCTTGAAGACCCTGAGCCAGCCGCCCGTGAAGGTTTTTGTCAATGAATCCGGGGCGTCCATCTACTCCGCCAGTGAAGTAGCCGCCGCAGAATTTCCTGATTTAGATGTCACCGTGCGGGGGGCGATCAGCATTGCCCGACGGCTGCAAGATCCCCTGGCGGAACTGGTGAAAATTGACCCCAAATCCATCGGCGTGGGGCAATATCAACATGATGTTGATCAAAAACGGCTGAAGCAAAAGCTGGATGAAACCATCGAAAGCTGCGTGAATTATGTGGGCGTAGACCTGAATATGGCCTCCCGCGAGTTGCTCACCTACGTGTCGGGCATTACTCCGGCGGTGGCGAATAATATTGTGGACTATCGCAACACCAACGGCGCGTTTCTGTCTCGCAAGGATCTGCTAAAAGTCAAAAAGCTTGGCCCCAAAGCCTTTGAACAGGCGGCGGGTTTCTTGCGCATTCGCGATGGCAAAAATCCCCTAGATAATACGGCGGTTCACCCCGAAAGTTATGTCATTGTGGATAAAATTGCGGCGGATTTAGGGATTCCTCTCACCCAAATTTCCCAGGCTACGGATCGCCTCAAACGCCTTCAGATTAGTCAGTACACCACAGAAACCGCCGGAGAACTCACCCTCCAGGATATTTTGAAGGAACTGGAAAAACCGGGTCGTGACCCTCGTGATCAGTTTACCTACGCCCGTTTTCAGGACGACATCAACACCATCACCGACCTTAAGCCGGGTATGGTGCTTGAAGGCACAGTTACCAACGTCACCAACTTCGGGGCTTTTGTGGATGTGGGCGTTCACCAAGATGGGCTCGTTCACATTTCCCAACTGGCTAACCGTTTCGTCAGTGACCCCAACGACATCGTTAAAGTGGGCCAAGTGGTCAAAGTTCGCGTGATGGATGTGGATACCAAACTGAAACGCATTGGCCTATCTATTAAACAAGGCTAG
- the tkt gene encoding transketolase, which yields MAVATQSLEELCINSIRFLAIDAVEKAKSGHPGLPMGAAPMAYVLWDKFMRFNPKNPQWFNRDRFVLSAGHGCMLQYALLYLTGYDSVTLDDIKEFRQWGARTPGHPENFETPGVEVTTGPLGQGIANAVGLAMAEAHLAAKFNKPDATLVDHYTYVILGDGCNMEGVSGEACSLAGHLGLGKLIALYDDNHISIDGSTDIAFTEDVSKRFEAYGWHVQHVENGNTDLDAIAKAIEAAKAVTDRPSMIKVTTTIGYGSPNKQDTPGVHGAALGADEIKLTRENLGWSYGDFEIPEDALNHMRKAVERGASLQAEWEATLATYRTQYAAEAAEFERMLSGKLPEGWADSLPTYTPADKALATRKNSEVTLNALAPALPELIGGSADLTHSNLTELKISGNFQKGSYENRNLRFGVREHGMGAICNGIALHNSGLIPYCATFLVFADYMRAAIRLSALSQAGVIYVMTHDSIGLGEDGPTHQPVETIASLRAIPNLLVIRPADGTETSGAYKVAVEHRKTPTLMAFSRQNLPNLPGASIEGVAKGAYVVDDCEGTPDLILIGTGSEVSLCVDAAKELRAAGTKVRVVSMPCWELFDAQDAAYQESVLPKAVTKRLAVEAGITMGWCRYVGAEGDVIGVDRFGASAPGGLVMEKFGFTVENVVSRAKALLG from the coding sequence ATGGCTGTTGCAACCCAATCCCTGGAAGAACTCTGTATTAATTCCATTCGCTTTTTGGCCATTGATGCCGTAGAAAAAGCGAAGTCTGGCCACCCCGGTCTGCCCATGGGTGCCGCACCGATGGCCTACGTGCTGTGGGACAAGTTCATGCGGTTCAACCCCAAGAACCCCCAGTGGTTCAACCGCGACCGCTTTGTGCTGTCGGCGGGCCACGGCTGTATGTTGCAATACGCCCTGCTGTACCTAACGGGCTACGACAGCGTGACCCTAGACGACATCAAAGAATTCCGTCAGTGGGGCGCTCGCACCCCCGGCCACCCCGAAAACTTTGAAACCCCCGGTGTGGAAGTCACCACTGGCCCCCTCGGTCAGGGCATTGCCAACGCCGTGGGTCTGGCCATGGCCGAAGCGCACCTGGCCGCCAAGTTCAACAAGCCCGACGCCACCCTGGTAGACCACTACACCTACGTTATCCTGGGCGACGGCTGCAACATGGAAGGCGTGTCTGGGGAAGCCTGCTCTCTGGCGGGCCACCTGGGCCTGGGCAAGCTGATCGCCCTCTACGACGACAACCACATCTCCATCGACGGCTCCACCGACATTGCCTTCACCGAAGACGTGTCCAAGCGGTTTGAAGCCTACGGCTGGCACGTTCAGCACGTCGAAAACGGCAACACCGACCTGGACGCCATCGCCAAAGCCATCGAAGCTGCCAAGGCTGTGACGGATCGCCCTTCCATGATCAAAGTCACCACCACCATCGGCTACGGGTCTCCCAACAAGCAGGACACCCCCGGTGTCCACGGTGCCGCCCTGGGTGCCGACGAAATCAAGCTCACCCGCGAAAACCTGGGCTGGAGCTACGGCGACTTTGAAATTCCCGAAGACGCCCTCAACCACATGCGTAAGGCCGTCGAACGCGGGGCCAGCCTGCAAGCCGAGTGGGAAGCTACCCTTGCCACCTACCGCACCCAGTACGCCGCCGAAGCCGCCGAATTTGAGCGGATGCTCTCCGGCAAACTGCCCGAAGGTTGGGCCGACAGCCTGCCCACCTACACCCCCGCAGACAAGGCTCTGGCCACCCGGAAGAACTCCGAAGTCACCCTGAATGCCCTGGCTCCGGCCCTGCCTGAACTGATTGGCGGTTCCGCCGACCTCACCCACTCCAACCTGACGGAACTGAAGATTTCCGGCAATTTCCAGAAGGGTAGCTACGAAAACCGCAACCTGCGCTTCGGCGTTCGGGAGCACGGCATGGGCGCGATCTGTAACGGCATTGCCCTGCACAACTCTGGCCTAATTCCCTACTGCGCCACCTTCCTGGTGTTTGCCGACTACATGCGGGCGGCGATTCGCCTCTCGGCCCTGTCCCAAGCCGGGGTGATCTATGTGATGACCCACGACTCCATCGGCCTTGGCGAAGATGGCCCCACCCACCAACCCGTGGAAACCATCGCCTCCCTGCGGGCCATCCCCAACCTGCTGGTGATTCGCCCCGCCGACGGCACCGAAACCTCCGGCGCTTACAAAGTGGCCGTGGAACACCGCAAGACCCCGACTCTGATGGCCTTCAGCCGTCAAAACCTGCCCAACCTGCCCGGTGCCTCCATCGAGGGCGTAGCCAAGGGCGCGTACGTGGTTGATGACTGCGAGGGCACCCCTGACCTGATCCTGATCGGCACGGGTAGCGAAGTCAGCCTCTGTGTAGATGCCGCCAAGGAACTGCGGGCCGCTGGCACCAAGGTGCGCGTGGTTTCCATGCCCTGCTGGGAACTGTTCGACGCCCAGGATGCCGCCTACCAAGAATCCGTGCTGCCCAAGGCCGTCACCAAGCGCCTTGCCGTGGAAGCCGGAATCACCATGGGCTGGTGCCGCTACGTGGGGGCCGAAGGCGACGTCATCGGTGTGGATCGCTTCGGAGCCTCCGCCCCCGGTGGCCTGGTGATGGAGAAGTTTGGCTTTACCGTAGAAAACGTGGTCAGCCGCGCCAAGGCTCTGCTGGGCTAG
- the fabF gene encoding beta-ketoacyl-ACP synthase II: MAHSELKRVVVTGMDAITPIGNSLADYWEGLKAGRSGVARITHFDPSHHASQIAAEVKGFDPTEFLDKKDAKRMDRFSQFAVIASQRAVQHSGLQITDLNAEQVGTCIGSGIGGLKVLEDQQEIYLTRGPSRCSPFMIPMMIANMAAGLTAIHTGAKGPSTCTVTACAAGSNAIGDAFRLIQMGQVQAMICGGTEAAVTPLGVAGFASARALSTRNDDPTRASRPFDKDRDGFVIGEGCGILILEELEHALSRGATIYAEMVGYGMTCDAYHMTAPVPGGEGAARCIRLALKDAGITPDQVSYINAHGTSTGANDPTETQAIKTALGEAAYKAAVSSTKSMTGHLLGGSGGIEAVATCLAMANDVAPPTINLDNPDPDCDLDYVPNQSRPMPIEVALSNSFGFGGHNVTLAFRKYRS; encoded by the coding sequence ATGGCCCACTCTGAATTAAAGCGTGTTGTTGTCACTGGCATGGATGCCATCACCCCCATCGGCAATAGTCTGGCGGACTATTGGGAGGGGCTAAAGGCAGGACGGAGCGGCGTTGCTCGGATCACCCATTTTGATCCCTCTCACCATGCCTCTCAAATTGCGGCGGAAGTCAAAGGGTTTGACCCCACGGAATTTCTGGATAAGAAAGACGCCAAGCGCATGGATCGCTTCTCCCAGTTTGCGGTGATCGCCAGCCAGCGCGCGGTTCAGCATTCGGGTCTGCAAATTACCGACCTCAACGCCGAACAGGTGGGCACCTGCATTGGTTCCGGCATCGGTGGCCTCAAGGTGCTGGAGGATCAGCAGGAAATCTACCTCACCCGTGGCCCCAGCCGCTGTAGCCCCTTCATGATTCCGATGATGATTGCCAACATGGCCGCTGGGCTAACGGCCATCCACACCGGAGCCAAGGGGCCAAGTACCTGTACGGTGACGGCTTGCGCCGCTGGTTCTAACGCCATCGGCGACGCTTTTCGGCTGATTCAAATGGGCCAAGTGCAGGCGATGATCTGCGGCGGCACCGAGGCCGCTGTGACGCCTCTGGGGGTCGCCGGATTCGCATCCGCCCGTGCGTTGTCTACCCGCAATGATGACCCCACCCGCGCCAGCCGTCCCTTTGATAAGGATCGCGACGGCTTTGTGATTGGGGAAGGCTGCGGCATTTTGATCCTCGAAGAACTGGAGCACGCCCTCAGCCGAGGAGCCACCATCTACGCCGAAATGGTGGGCTACGGCATGACCTGCGATGCCTACCACATGACCGCCCCCGTTCCCGGTGGCGAAGGGGCCGCCCGCTGCATTCGCCTAGCCCTAAAGGATGCGGGGATTACGCCGGATCAGGTGAGCTACATCAACGCCCACGGCACCAGCACCGGAGCCAACGACCCCACCGAAACCCAGGCGATCAAAACTGCGTTGGGCGAAGCGGCCTACAAAGCGGCGGTGAGTTCCACTAAGTCCATGACCGGGCACCTGCTGGGCGGTTCCGGTGGCATTGAAGCGGTCGCGACCTGTTTGGCCATGGCGAACGATGTGGCTCCGCCCACCATCAACCTGGATAACCCCGACCCCGATTGCGATTTGGACTACGTGCCGAATCAGAGTCGGCCCATGCCCATCGAAGTGGCGCTGTCCAACTCCTTTGGCTTTGGGGGGCACAATGTTACCCTAGCTTTCCGAAAGTACCGTAGCTAG
- the acpP gene encoding acyl carrier protein: protein MSAEVFDKVQKIVSEQLGVDEAEVKPEASFANDLGADSLDTVELVMALEEEFNIEIPDEAAEGIATVQDAVNFIVEKAA, encoded by the coding sequence ATGAGCGCAGAGGTTTTTGATAAGGTTCAGAAGATCGTCAGCGAACAGCTTGGGGTAGATGAGGCGGAAGTGAAGCCCGAAGCCAGCTTTGCCAACGATCTGGGCGCGGATTCTCTGGATACCGTTGAGCTGGTGATGGCTCTGGAAGAAGAATTCAACATCGAAATCCCCGATGAAGCCGCTGAAGGCATTGCCACGGTTCAAGACGCGGTGAATTTCATCGTCGAAAAAGCCGCCTAG